The following coding sequences are from one Gemmatimonadaceae bacterium window:
- a CDS encoding SRPBCC family protein, with the protein MSTSTTNRSSAVEQVTEAMLAGALFGYAAEQRGRRAVSARVVGSALLLAAFAPSLVRRLLRAGAARRRVHLRTTLELDRPVHEVFEFCRDFENFPRVIQSLHNVTDFQDGRSRWEVMSPGGEILSWDAQVTKYVPNVVLAWQSLPGSIVDCNGVIRFAPTPNGGTELRIQIQYDPRHTDLSDAVRALFDVSRKKQLEADLARANFYFTTHARIPESRSEAEGNEASTIA; encoded by the coding sequence GTGAGCACTTCGACAACCAATCGTTCGTCCGCCGTCGAGCAAGTCACCGAAGCAATGCTCGCAGGCGCTCTGTTCGGCTACGCAGCGGAGCAACGCGGCCGAAGGGCCGTCAGCGCGCGGGTCGTTGGATCGGCGCTGCTCCTCGCCGCCTTTGCTCCTTCGCTTGTCCGTCGGCTCCTGCGTGCAGGCGCCGCACGTCGGCGCGTCCATCTGCGCACCACGCTCGAGCTCGACAGACCAGTTCACGAAGTCTTTGAGTTCTGCCGCGACTTCGAGAACTTCCCGCGCGTCATTCAGTCGCTCCACAACGTCACCGATTTTCAGGACGGACGCTCGCGATGGGAAGTCATGTCTCCAGGAGGGGAGATTCTCTCCTGGGATGCGCAAGTGACCAAGTACGTGCCTAACGTCGTTCTTGCCTGGCAGTCGCTTCCCGGCTCTATCGTCGATTGCAACGGTGTCATCCGCTTTGCGCCGACGCCGAATGGAGGCACCGAACTTCGGATCCAGATCCAATACGACCCACGACACACCGATTTGTCGGACGCCGTTCGCGCGCTCTTCGACGTGTCCCGAAAGAAGCAACTCGAGGCCGATCTCGCGCGGGCAAATTTCTACTTCACCACGCACGCGCGAATCCCCGAGTCGCGTTCGGAGGCCGAAGGCAACGAGGCCTCGACGATCGCCTAA
- a CDS encoding metallophosphoesterase, with protein sequence MAMGPDVVRVAAVSDIHYSKDSHGALQPLFAQITESADVLVLAGDLTDYGLAEEAKVLARDLTTTVQVPIVAVLGNHDYESGEEVELVKILSDAGVKMLDGDTFETHGVGFAGVRGFCGGFGRAALGAWGEPIIKQFVHEAVNEALKLESALARLHTEHRIAILHYAPIRETVEGEPLEIYSYLGSSRLEEPLTRFDVTAVFHGHAHKGRPEGKTSKGIPVYNVAHPVLKAAYPDRPPFRLFELHTATTPETGVTPIADRRQWGRRSTDRAAAPQAQGEKPSPS encoded by the coding sequence ATGGCAATGGGGCCGGACGTAGTGCGAGTGGCGGCAGTGAGCGACATCCACTACTCGAAGGATTCGCACGGCGCGTTGCAGCCGCTGTTCGCGCAAATCACCGAGAGCGCGGACGTGCTCGTGCTCGCAGGCGATCTCACGGATTACGGGCTCGCGGAGGAAGCAAAGGTTCTGGCGCGCGACCTGACGACGACCGTGCAGGTGCCCATCGTCGCAGTGCTCGGCAATCACGATTATGAGTCGGGCGAGGAAGTGGAGCTTGTGAAGATCCTCTCGGACGCCGGTGTGAAGATGCTCGACGGAGACACGTTCGAGACGCACGGTGTGGGATTCGCCGGCGTGCGCGGATTCTGTGGAGGCTTCGGCCGCGCTGCGCTCGGCGCCTGGGGCGAGCCGATCATCAAGCAGTTCGTGCATGAAGCGGTGAACGAAGCGCTCAAGCTGGAATCGGCGCTTGCGCGATTACATACGGAGCATCGCATCGCAATACTGCATTACGCTCCCATCCGCGAGACGGTGGAAGGCGAGCCACTCGAGATCTATTCGTATCTCGGCTCGAGTCGTCTCGAGGAGCCACTGACGCGCTTCGACGTGACGGCGGTGTTTCACGGTCACGCGCACAAGGGCCGGCCCGAGGGGAAGACGTCGAAGGGGATTCCGGTTTACAATGTCGCGCATCCGGTGCTGAAGGCAGCGTATCCGGACCGACCGCCATTCCGGTTGTTCGAACTCCACACGGCGACGACGCCGGAGACTGGTGTGACGCCGATCGCGGATCGTCGGCAATGGGGCCGGCGAAGCACCGACCGGGCCGCCGCGCCGCAGGCACAGGGAGAAAAGCCTTCGCCGAGCTGA
- a CDS encoding acetate kinase, with translation MNVLVLNAGSSTLKFQLVRTDQERMAAGTDERLARGQYDRIGGETIYAVTTKDGATFRGTAPLRDHRAAIEHLLTWLASDSSGVPISSIAEIEAVGHRVTHGGERFWRSVRIDDDVVDGIEETIELAPLHNPNNLKGIQAARAALGPGIPQVAVFDTAFHHTLPDWAYLYALPYQWYRRHRIRRYGFHGTSYRYVAYRYRTITGRSREQTKIIALHLGNGCSACAINAGSSVDTSMGFTPLEGLVMGTRSGDLDPAILDHVASKEGYSSPEIEGILNKQSGLLGISGLTNDMRELLAEEAEHGDRRARLAIDLFAYRARKYIGSYLAAMNGADALIFAGGVGENASTVRARICDGLQWMGIVIDPERNAATIDGKEGRIDAGESRVEVWVIPTDEELLIARDAVRVVLGIEHPS, from the coding sequence ATGAACGTCCTCGTGCTCAATGCCGGCTCGTCGACCCTCAAGTTCCAACTCGTTCGCACGGATCAGGAACGCATGGCGGCGGGCACGGACGAGCGGTTGGCGCGCGGGCAGTACGATCGCATCGGTGGCGAGACGATCTACGCCGTGACGACCAAGGACGGTGCGACCTTTCGCGGCACGGCGCCGCTCCGCGACCACCGCGCGGCAATTGAGCATCTTCTCACGTGGCTCGCGAGCGATTCGTCCGGCGTTCCGATTTCGAGCATTGCGGAGATCGAGGCCGTCGGCCATCGCGTCACACACGGTGGCGAGCGTTTCTGGCGGTCGGTCCGCATCGACGACGACGTCGTAGACGGAATCGAAGAGACCATCGAGCTCGCTCCGCTGCACAATCCGAACAACCTCAAGGGCATCCAGGCGGCGCGCGCCGCGCTCGGTCCGGGTATCCCGCAGGTTGCCGTGTTCGACACGGCGTTCCACCACACGTTGCCGGATTGGGCCTATCTCTACGCGTTGCCCTATCAGTGGTATCGCCGCCATCGCATCCGACGCTACGGCTTTCACGGCACGTCGTACCGGTACGTCGCGTATCGATATCGTACGATCACCGGACGAAGTCGTGAGCAAACCAAGATCATCGCGCTGCATCTCGGCAACGGCTGCTCGGCCTGTGCGATCAACGCGGGCTCCTCGGTCGATACCTCGATGGGCTTTACTCCGCTCGAAGGCCTTGTGATGGGAACGCGATCCGGCGATCTCGATCCCGCGATTCTCGACCACGTCGCCTCGAAGGAAGGCTACTCCTCTCCGGAGATTGAGGGAATCCTCAACAAGCAATCCGGCCTTCTGGGCATATCCGGTCTCACCAACGACATGCGGGAACTGCTCGCCGAGGAAGCGGAGCACGGCGACCGCCGCGCACGGCTCGCGATCGACCTCTTCGCCTACCGCGCACGGAAGTACATCGGCAGCTACCTGGCGGCGATGAATGGCGCGGACGCTTTGATCTTTGCCGGCGGCGTCGGCGAGAACGCGAGCACCGTGCGCGCGCGAATCTGCGACGGGCTCCAGTGGATGGGGATCGTCATCGACCCGGAGCGGAACGCCGCCACGATCGACGGCAAGGAAGGCCGCATCGACGCCGGGGAGTCGCGCGTCGAAGTCTGGGTCATCCCGACCGATGAGGAATTGCTCATCGCCCGCGACGCGGTCCGGGTCGTTCTCGGCATCGAGCATCCGAGTTGA
- the purE gene encoding 5-(carboxyamino)imidazole ribonucleotide mutase produces MKSDRKAKGQGASRQKDDAPWIGVIMGSKSDLKYLQPAVDLLTELRVPHEVRIVSAHRTPDWMFEYASTAESRGLEVIIAAAGGAAHLPGMVAAKTILPVLGVPVPATLLNGLDSLLSIVQMPKGVPVGTLAIGEPGAANAALLAVSIVSTTRPELRERLRAWRAQRSAEVLEARDIVRGGGSG; encoded by the coding sequence ATGAAGTCAGACCGAAAAGCGAAAGGTCAGGGCGCTTCACGCCAGAAGGATGACGCGCCCTGGATCGGCGTCATCATGGGCAGCAAGTCGGACCTCAAGTACTTGCAGCCGGCAGTCGACTTACTGACCGAGCTCCGCGTTCCCCACGAGGTGCGGATCGTCTCCGCGCATCGCACACCGGATTGGATGTTCGAGTACGCTTCCACGGCCGAATCGCGAGGCCTCGAAGTGATCATTGCGGCCGCAGGCGGCGCGGCGCATTTGCCGGGCATGGTCGCAGCCAAGACGATCCTGCCCGTACTTGGCGTGCCCGTTCCAGCGACGCTGCTCAACGGACTCGACTCGCTGCTTTCGATTGTCCAGATGCCCAAGGGCGTGCCCGTCGGTACGCTGGCGATCGGCGAGCCAGGAGCCGCGAACGCCGCGTTGCTCGCGGTGTCGATCGTATCGACAACGCGTCCCGAGCTCCGCGAGCGGTTGCGCGCATGGCGCGCTCAGCGCAGCGCGGAGGTCCTGGAGGCGCGCGACATCGTCCGAGGCGGCGGAAGCGGATGA
- a CDS encoding aminotransferase class I/II-fold pyridoxal phosphate-dependent enzyme: MQIADFTLERYFARWEFNVRHVLCASDLEALSLQELLALADPPARALWDGLRLGYTESLGHPVLRAEIARLYATATSEDVITFVGAEEAIFLAMHALLTAGDHAVVLWPAYQSLYEVARSIGASVSLVALEPHSWAFDPDAVLDALEPNTRLAVVNFPHSPTGALASSDAFEYLTTQLEQRGIALFSDEVYRGLEFDVAQRLPAAVDVGSKTLSLGVLSKTYALAGLRIGWIVTHDAMLRDRLARLKDYTTICGSAPSEILAIIALRARERVVARSRSIIGANLPLLDAFFDRHAERFSWVRPLAGSVAFPRLRTDAAGAIDRFCDELVEREGVLLLPGSRFAHPGNHFRIGFGRADMPAALERLEEFVLRS, translated from the coding sequence ATGCAGATCGCCGACTTCACTCTCGAGCGATACTTCGCGCGCTGGGAATTCAACGTCCGCCATGTGCTTTGCGCGTCCGATCTCGAGGCGCTTTCGCTCCAGGAGCTCCTCGCGCTCGCCGATCCGCCGGCTCGCGCTCTCTGGGACGGTCTCCGCCTTGGCTACACCGAGTCCCTCGGCCATCCCGTGCTGCGCGCCGAGATCGCGCGTCTGTATGCGACGGCCACCTCGGAAGACGTGATCACTTTCGTCGGCGCCGAGGAAGCGATCTTCCTCGCGATGCATGCGCTGCTCACCGCGGGCGATCACGCCGTGGTTCTCTGGCCTGCCTATCAGTCGCTCTACGAAGTCGCGCGCTCCATCGGCGCGTCGGTGAGCCTGGTCGCGCTCGAACCGCATTCCTGGGCGTTCGACCCGGACGCTGTACTCGACGCCCTTGAACCCAATACGCGCCTCGCGGTCGTCAACTTTCCCCACAGCCCAACGGGCGCGCTGGCGTCGTCCGACGCCTTCGAGTACCTAACGACGCAGCTCGAGCAACGCGGCATCGCGCTCTTCTCCGACGAAGTGTATCGGGGTCTCGAGTTCGACGTAGCACAACGGTTGCCGGCCGCCGTCGATGTTGGAAGTAAAACACTCAGCCTGGGCGTCCTCTCCAAGACCTATGCGCTCGCGGGTCTCCGCATTGGATGGATCGTAACGCACGATGCCATGCTGCGCGATCGCCTTGCGCGGCTGAAGGACTACACGACCATCTGTGGAAGTGCGCCCAGCGAGATTCTCGCAATCATCGCGCTGCGCGCCCGTGAGCGCGTGGTCGCGCGGAGCCGGTCGATCATCGGCGCCAATCTTCCACTCCTCGATGCGTTCTTCGATCGGCACGCCGAGCGATTCTCCTGGGTGCGGCCGCTGGCAGGTAGCGTCGCCTTTCCTCGTCTGCGAACCGATGCCGCTGGCGCGATCGACCGCTTCTGCGACGAGCTGGTCGAGCGCGAGGGCGTCCTGCTCCTCCCTGGCTCCCGCTTCGCGCACCCCGGTAATCACTTTCGCATCGGCTTCGGACGTGCCGATATGCCAGCGGCGCTGGAGCGATTGGAGGAGTTCGTCCTTCGCAGTTGA
- the purK gene encoding 5-(carboxyamino)imidazole ribonucleotide synthase, protein MTPTILPGATIGILGGGQLGRMTAMAARTLGYDVHVLDPDPECAAKAVVDRLVTARFDDAGAAADLAQHCDVVTLEIEQISTASLDAAARHAPVRPSSKLLGIVQDRALQKRWLTDAGFPVGPYAEVADADSVRRTVSKLGALVVKATRGGYDGRSQVRVGGVADSSTAWASLVGPSGGARHAVAEQALDLESELSAMIARSPNGETAVYPPALNYHERQVLSWSVIPAPLPADLVKRATSLARGIADAAGLEGLLAVEMFLTTSGQLFVNELAPRPHNSFHETELACPTSQFEQLVRAVCNLPLGDTSIVRPAAIVNLFGDLWTDGVPRFDAALAEPMTRLHLYGKRVARPGRKMGHISAYGDTADAALSRAHAAVARLTAARNVG, encoded by the coding sequence ATGACGCCGACCATCCTTCCCGGCGCGACGATCGGCATTCTCGGCGGCGGACAACTCGGCCGCATGACCGCGATGGCAGCGCGCACACTTGGATATGATGTGCACGTGCTCGACCCGGATCCGGAGTGCGCCGCGAAAGCCGTGGTGGATCGTCTCGTCACGGCGCGTTTCGATGACGCAGGCGCAGCGGCCGATCTCGCGCAGCATTGCGATGTGGTGACGCTCGAGATCGAGCAGATCTCGACCGCGAGTCTCGACGCCGCGGCTCGCCACGCACCAGTTCGTCCGTCGTCGAAGTTGTTAGGCATCGTGCAGGATCGCGCGCTGCAGAAACGGTGGTTGACTGACGCGGGATTCCCCGTTGGCCCGTATGCCGAAGTCGCCGACGCTGATTCCGTTCGACGCACGGTGAGCAAACTCGGAGCGCTGGTCGTCAAAGCGACACGCGGCGGTTACGACGGTCGCAGCCAGGTCCGCGTCGGCGGCGTTGCCGACTCCAGCACGGCGTGGGCAAGCCTGGTTGGACCGTCCGGCGGTGCGCGACACGCCGTCGCGGAGCAAGCGCTCGATCTCGAGTCGGAGCTCTCGGCGATGATCGCGCGGTCACCCAACGGCGAAACCGCCGTGTATCCGCCCGCACTCAACTATCACGAGCGGCAGGTCCTGTCATGGTCCGTGATCCCGGCACCCCTGCCGGCCGACCTCGTGAAGCGCGCGACATCGCTCGCGCGCGGCATCGCCGACGCCGCCGGCCTCGAGGGCCTCCTCGCGGTTGAGATGTTTCTCACCACGAGTGGTCAGCTATTCGTGAATGAGCTCGCGCCGCGACCGCACAATTCCTTTCACGAAACGGAGCTGGCCTGCCCGACGAGCCAGTTCGAACAGCTCGTTCGCGCCGTGTGCAACTTGCCACTCGGCGATACGTCCATCGTTCGCCCTGCGGCGATCGTGAATCTCTTCGGCGATCTCTGGACTGACGGCGTTCCACGCTTCGACGCCGCGCTCGCCGAACCGATGACACGACTCCATCTCTACGGCAAGCGCGTTGCCCGGCCTGGGCGCAAGATGGGCCACATCTCCGCCTACGGCGACACCGCAGACGCCGCCTTATCGCGTGCACACGCCGCCGTGGCTCGACTCACCGCGGCAAGGAACGTTGGATGA
- a CDS encoding protein kinase, whose translation MPDSPSQSTPRAVATAYVDDVAWRAVVDATQGAYEVLAELARDSEGAVAFIGRPLAGGELLVLKLEPEAPDETGVRHYSLFELKKLDDAVPAPHINCPVCAALVGAWRPRCPACGVIIAAGSDGPVGTDVLLAFYRFVSSRHDVIGELATEGAGPPAYLVRARDGTQHSLVRLALGGTAGAGAMRYVVDVLPLVGAAGGAPGAPTRLTLDLAASTSAVAVPAATSGGERTCPQCGARFGAGTLFCPLDGASLRPVTSGADLIGQLIDDRYYIEQRLGEGGMGEVYVAHQVRTGRKCALKLMHLSMTQDPDAVGRFRREASSACAISHPHVATIFDSGETTDRRPYFAMEFVDGRSLSQAIRDEGRLDTWRATDIARQIALGLAAAHDLDIVHRDLKPENVMLGAARGGMDYVKLVDFGIAKPTTTVAGNTITRTGFILGTPAYMSPEQLCADKLDGRSDLYSLGCVLYEMLTGETPFGGSSLEKLMMHRLTEDPPHPRTLNEQIPPLLDEIVTRLLARSADDRYPDAHAAAEVLGAAQDTLEGPRPTTGVGGRGGPLGMRTPTPKPRPTPVGSVAVTAGNRPPRRSRDNVPPAPLSPAIPFRTPAFGVPRVSDATLERLTAARRNRLRVITGAAAVVLVAGGAFAAWRLTAHTAAPVQPPAPVARDSVRSALPPARDTQSVPAAVAEQVKSPGRRTDTARAPKSTAKPPAAIVTHSDPTASQAVTQAPATTVAPVTPSITTTTPPRDTKPLEVAPLPAAAAPVNDAKARADAAEAQRAEVARARESIDSYVRAIGAKQLETLQQLFPSMNRQTRDGYDAFFNSVSDLSTQLIGTPDVSLHGATADAQFVAEMKYRDPSRGNVSQRTSYRAKLQRTDRGWIIVSLGAAQ comes from the coding sequence CCGTCGTCGATGCGACCCAGGGCGCGTACGAGGTCCTCGCGGAGCTTGCGCGCGACAGCGAGGGGGCTGTCGCGTTCATCGGCCGGCCGCTCGCCGGGGGCGAGCTGCTCGTTCTCAAGCTCGAGCCCGAGGCGCCTGACGAGACAGGCGTTCGCCACTACTCGCTGTTCGAGCTGAAGAAGCTCGACGATGCGGTTCCCGCGCCACACATCAACTGTCCCGTCTGCGCCGCGCTCGTCGGTGCGTGGCGTCCTCGATGTCCGGCCTGCGGTGTCATTATCGCCGCGGGCAGCGACGGCCCGGTTGGAACCGATGTGCTGCTCGCGTTCTATCGGTTCGTGTCCAGCCGGCACGATGTAATCGGCGAGCTCGCCACCGAAGGCGCCGGCCCGCCCGCCTACCTCGTTCGTGCCCGCGACGGCACCCAGCACTCCCTGGTACGTCTCGCGTTAGGCGGCACGGCTGGTGCGGGAGCGATGCGTTACGTCGTCGACGTCTTGCCGCTCGTCGGAGCCGCGGGCGGCGCTCCGGGCGCACCGACGCGTCTCACCCTCGATCTCGCGGCGTCGACTTCCGCGGTCGCTGTGCCGGCGGCGACGTCGGGCGGCGAGCGCACCTGCCCACAATGCGGCGCGCGCTTTGGGGCAGGCACGCTCTTCTGCCCACTCGACGGCGCCAGTCTTCGACCAGTCACCTCTGGCGCGGACCTCATCGGCCAGCTCATCGACGATCGCTACTATATCGAGCAGCGGCTCGGCGAGGGAGGAATGGGCGAGGTGTACGTCGCCCACCAGGTGCGCACGGGACGCAAGTGCGCGCTCAAGCTCATGCACCTGTCGATGACGCAGGATCCGGACGCTGTCGGTCGATTCCGTCGTGAGGCGTCGAGCGCGTGCGCGATCTCTCATCCGCATGTCGCGACCATTTTCGACTCGGGCGAGACCACCGATCGCCGCCCCTACTTCGCTATGGAATTCGTCGATGGCCGATCGCTCTCGCAGGCGATCCGGGACGAAGGCCGGCTGGATACGTGGCGCGCGACGGACATCGCGCGGCAAATCGCGCTCGGCCTCGCTGCGGCGCACGATCTCGACATCGTCCACCGCGATCTCAAGCCGGAGAACGTCATGCTTGGCGCCGCGCGCGGCGGCATGGACTATGTGAAGCTGGTCGACTTCGGCATCGCCAAGCCGACGACGACCGTGGCGGGGAACACGATAACCCGCACCGGTTTCATACTCGGCACTCCGGCGTACATGAGCCCAGAGCAGCTCTGCGCGGACAAGCTCGATGGCCGGAGCGATCTCTACTCGTTGGGGTGCGTGCTTTATGAAATGCTCACTGGCGAAACGCCGTTTGGCGGGAGCAGCCTCGAGAAGTTGATGATGCACCGCCTCACCGAGGATCCGCCGCACCCGCGGACACTCAATGAGCAAATACCGCCGCTTCTCGACGAGATCGTGACACGCCTGCTCGCGCGCTCAGCGGATGATCGCTATCCAGACGCCCACGCGGCCGCCGAGGTACTCGGCGCGGCACAGGATACGCTGGAGGGTCCGCGTCCGACGACCGGCGTCGGCGGGCGTGGTGGGCCGTTAGGCATGCGGACGCCCACCCCGAAGCCCCGCCCGACGCCGGTCGGAAGCGTCGCGGTCACCGCGGGGAATCGTCCGCCGCGCCGCTCGCGCGACAACGTTCCACCCGCGCCGCTCTCCCCGGCAATCCCCTTCCGAACGCCAGCGTTCGGCGTTCCGCGCGTCAGCGACGCAACCCTCGAGCGGCTGACTGCCGCTCGCCGGAATCGCCTGCGCGTCATTACCGGAGCAGCAGCGGTCGTTCTCGTCGCCGGCGGTGCGTTCGCGGCATGGCGCCTAACGGCTCACACCGCGGCGCCAGTTCAGCCACCGGCTCCCGTTGCTCGAGACTCCGTGAGGAGCGCGCTGCCCCCCGCGCGCGACACGCAGTCGGTGCCAGCCGCCGTGGCCGAACAGGTGAAGTCGCCCGGGCGCCGCACCGACACGGCGCGTGCTCCGAAGTCAACGGCAAAACCACCCGCTGCGATCGTCACCCACTCCGACCCGACGGCCTCTCAGGCAGTGACGCAGGCTCCAGCGACGACGGTCGCACCGGTCACGCCGTCGATCACGACCACCACGCCTCCGCGGGACACAAAGCCACTCGAGGTCGCTCCCCTGCCCGCTGCGGCGGCACCAGTCAACGATGCCAAGGCACGCGCCGACGCGGCGGAGGCGCAGCGCGCCGAAGTCGCCCGCGCTCGGGAGTCGATCGACTCATACGTGCGCGCCATTGGCGCAAAGCAGCTCGAGACGCTGCAGCAGCTCTTCCCGAGCATGAATCGGCAGACGCGCGACGGCTACGACGCGTTCTTCAACAGCGTCTCCGATCTCTCGACGCAGCTCATCGGGACGCCGGACGTCAGCCTGCACGGTGCAACGGCCGACGCCCAATTCGTGGCCGAGATGAAGTACCGCGATCCGTCGCGTGGCAACGTGAGCCAACGCACCTCGTACCGCGCAAAGCTCCAGCGCACGGATCGGGGATGGATCATCGTCAGTCTCGGCGCGGCGCAGTGA
- a CDS encoding nucleotidyltransferase encodes MAYQLTFDDPGRDTNTFYRRTLHVLSDARVPFLVGGSHAILHYTGIIRETKDFDLFVRRADVEKALESLALAGYWTQVTFPHWLAKARQGTDHVDLVFSSGNGVCRVDDGWFDHAIEAEVLGMPVKIAPVEELLWQKSFVMERERYDGADIMHLLRTCAETIDWARLMQRFEQHWQMFLLNLLLFGFVYPSERHRVPPHVLGELLSRFQAEIDSPATEDRVCRGTLLSRAQYLLDIGQYGYQDARIAPRGNMSAEDCVYWTWAIENVD; translated from the coding sequence ATGGCTTATCAACTGACCTTCGACGATCCGGGACGCGACACCAATACGTTCTATCGCCGCACGCTGCACGTGCTGAGCGATGCGCGAGTTCCCTTTCTCGTCGGCGGCTCGCACGCCATTCTGCACTACACCGGCATCATTCGCGAAACGAAGGATTTTGATCTCTTCGTCCGTCGCGCCGATGTTGAAAAAGCTCTCGAGTCACTCGCGCTCGCCGGTTACTGGACGCAAGTCACGTTTCCGCATTGGCTCGCCAAAGCCAGACAGGGGACGGATCACGTCGATCTCGTGTTCAGCTCCGGCAATGGCGTCTGCCGCGTCGACGATGGCTGGTTCGATCACGCCATCGAGGCTGAGGTGCTCGGGATGCCGGTGAAGATCGCACCAGTCGAGGAGCTGCTGTGGCAGAAATCGTTCGTCATGGAGCGCGAGCGGTACGACGGCGCTGACATCATGCACCTCCTGCGCACGTGCGCGGAAACGATCGATTGGGCGCGTCTGATGCAACGCTTCGAGCAGCACTGGCAGATGTTCTTGCTCAACCTCTTGCTGTTTGGTTTCGTGTACCCGTCCGAGCGACATCGCGTTCCGCCTCACGTCCTCGGCGAGTTGCTCTCGCGATTCCAGGCGGAGATCGACAGTCCGGCGACGGAAGACCGCGTCTGCCGCGGCACGCTCCTTTCCCGGGCCCAGTATCTCCTCGATATCGGCCAGTACGGATATCAGGATGCTCGTATCGCCCCACGTGGCAACATGAGCGCCGAAGATTGCGTGTACTGGACCTGGGCGATCGAGAACGTGGACTGA